A segment of the Thermoplasmata archaeon genome:
TGCAGGCATTGCAATCGGGATCATCGTTCTAGTAGTGGCCACCGCCGGCGTCCTCGCGCTGAGGCAACGCAGGAGGAGGCCCGAGAGAGAGGAGGAGAGGGCGGAAGAGGAGAGGAAAAGGGAACTGATGCCAGCGCTCGCCTGGGCCGAGGAGGCGGGAGCCCCGGCCGCGACGGTGACCGAGAGGGCCGAAGGGGAGGTCCCTGAGGCAACAGCGGAACTCGCTCCAGAGCCTACCACCGGAACAATCACCTGTCCAAAGTGCGGAAACGAGACCGAGGCCGACGCCGACTACTGCTACATTTGTGGCGAGAGATGGAAGAAAGGCAGGGGCGGCTCGGCGGGAGGCCTCCCAGAGGGCGTGGAAGCGGGAGGGCCGACCAGGGCCGGGGGAGGAGCGGACGAGGTTCTCTACGGTAGTGGTGGAGGCGACGCCGCTGAGCGCAACCCCACGTACGCATCGACTGGCGGTCCTCCCAGCCGGCCTGCTCCTGCACCTCAGGTTCCTCAGGATAGAATCCATGCACCCCGCCCCCCCTCCTCACCACCCCCTCCTCCTCTCTCGGCGCCCTCCGCCGCGGCCTCAGTCGCAGGCGGCAGGCCCTGCCCGAAGTGCGGCGCGGAGCTCCACCGTATCACGGAACTACCCGGTTCTCAGGGCGAGCAGCTCAGGAGGCTTCAGGCACGAGGCCAGCACGCCTTCAAGTGCAAGAACTGTGGCCACTTCGAGATATCCGCTTGGAAGGGGAGCTAACCCGCGACGCGAGTAGCAAACAAGAAACTCCTTTTGCCACGCCTCTCCACCCTGACGAGACCCCTCTGCACAAGGGAGGCGAGGTGGCGGTCGAGACGGCGCTTTGGAAGGTCCATCTCAGCGGCGAGTTCAGCGACAGCGATACCCGGAAGCGAGTTGATGCTCTGGAGTACCGCCCTCTCCTCCTCGAACGGTACTGTTAGGCTAGAGCAAGGATAATAGCGCCTGAAGGCTCCATCGCGCAGGGAACGAACGAGTCGCTCGCGCTCTAGTGTGCTGAGGTGGTAGGCCAGCACTCCATTTGTCAGATTCAGCTCCTTCATTATCTGGCTGAAGCAGGCTCCCGGGTGGGCCAACACATATCCAAATATCTGTTCCCTGAGCTGGTGGTTCAGCAGACCCTCCCTCCTTAGCCTCGTGTATAGCGGGACAGCGAGAAACGCGGACGCGGGATCCAACAGCGGGATAAAACGGCCGGGGTTTCCAAAGGAGTCGGGGGGGGATGAACTGCTCCGCTCATCCCATCCTTCCGAGATAGGCGAGACGATGATGAGCAGCATCAGGGCTGCCAGACCCGGTGTCACAAACCCCATCAGACCAATCATTCGGTCACAAATGAATATAAAGATTCGGGGTATATATGAAAAGATTATATATTGCATAAATAGAGAGCGATGTGGAACCCGCGCGGGAATGTGACACGGTCGAGTGGCCGGGTGAATCTCGGCCAGAGAGCGACCCTCCCGGGGCGCTACAGAAAAGGCCGGGGCCGGTCTGCTCTCTTCGAGCGCAAAAATAATACCCCACAGCCCCATTCTGGCTCTCGGGAGGCTCTATATGCCCAAACCGGAAAGAGTTGTAGAAGCGGCTCTTTTCTCGGCAGGGAGGCCGGTTAGTGTTGAGGAGCTCCGCGAAGCTACTGGGCTGGAGGCTGATGTAATCAGGAGCGCACTCAAAAAGCTCATTCGCTCCTCAAAAAAACGCGACAGCGCCGTAGAGGTGGTCCGGGCGGGAGCAAAGTACTGCATGCAGGTCAGGAAAGAGCTCGTTCCCTCGGTGACCAAGCTGGCCAAAACCGACATCCCGCGAAGGCTCCTCAAGACCCTAGCCCTGATCGCATACCATCAGCCGGTGAAGCAGAGCGCCCTTCTCGCAATGGTGGGACCAAAGGTATATGACCACGTGAAGGAGCTCCACAAGCTGGGCATGATTCTGGAGAGCCCGTCCGGTCAAACTAAGATCCTGACGACATCTGCTCGCTTCCCGGAGTACTTTGGAATTAAAACGACGAAAAGAGAGGAGATCAAGAAGTGGATGGCCGAGAGCGTGGGAATAAAAACCGATGGAACCCTAGTCGGCGCAAAGGCCGCCCCTGAGATTCTGGCCACTCCCCCGGCCGAAGGGACCGGCGGCGAAAGGGAGGCAGCCTCAGGAGCGGGGGAAGAAGAAAAAAAGGGAGCGAGCGAAGGTGCCGGGGAGAGAGAAAAGGCGAAGGAGGTGCCTGGCGGAGGAGGCGAGGGAGTAGAAAAGTCCAGTGAGGTCGTCGGCCTCGGAATTGAGAGGGAGGAGAGGGAGAGTGGGGAGAGAGTAGAGACTGAGGCGAAAAAAGAGTCGAGTGCGGCCGGTGGGGCCGGGGCTGGAGGTGGGAGGGGAGGGGAGGGAGGGCAGATTTTAATTTCTCCGGTGGCCTCCCGGCGCGAGCGGCAGGAAGGCGAGGGAGAGGGAAAAGGGGAGGAAGAGTAGGCCAGGGCCGGAGGGCGAGCGCCCTGAGCCATTCCGGGATGGCAAGCGATGTTCGAGGTTGTTTCACGGGACGGTGCCGCCCGCAGGGCTCTATGGAGTGTGGGTGGTTCGGAACTCAGGACCCCCAACATCCTTTTTATCTCCGTGCCAGGAATTCCGGCCTTCGAGAGGGCTGAGGCCCTGCTGTCCTCCTCCGGACCTGTTAATGGGAAATTCACTGTTTGGACGGGTGGTTCGTGGTTTCTGGAGCGGGAATTCGGGGTACGCAGGCTGCCTGGCCTTCGTGACATACCTCCGGAGGTGCGGACAGGCTTCGCAGGAGACAGTAGTAGCCTTCAAAGTACGCCTTCTGACGCAAAGGCCTTGCGAATTCCCCCCTTCCCTAATATTCCCTCCGGCTTTGAGCCTCTGCCGGGGCTGGCCTCTCGTGCCGCACACGAGCTCATGAAGGCCCATAACTCCACCTTCCTGCCCCTGCCTGGCGATTTCTCCGCTGGCGAGGGCGGGGACGCAGATGATATTAAAAGCACCGGCGCCGAAGTGGTAGTGCTTCCATCGGCCGTCGGTTTGTCCCTTAGAACAAAAGAGCTCGCGCGCGAGATTGTTAAACTCAGGGAGGCGGCTGGCTGGGGGAGAATCATATATGCAATAGGACTAGGAGAGCCCGGCCATCTGGCCCTTCTGACCTACTGTGGCATCGACCTCTTCGATTCCTCGCCCCTCGCCGCCGCCGCGCTGAGGGGCGTTCGGCTC
Coding sequences within it:
- a CDS encoding helix-turn-helix domain-containing protein, encoding MGFVTPGLAALMLLIIVSPISEGWDERSSSSPPDSFGNPGRFIPLLDPASAFLAVPLYTRLRREGLLNHQLREQIFGYVLAHPGACFSQIMKELNLTNGVLAYHLSTLERERLVRSLRDGAFRRYYPCSSLTVPFEEERAVLQSINSLPGIAVAELAAEMDLPKRRLDRHLASLVQRGLVRVERRGKRSFLFATRVAG
- a CDS encoding SMC-Scp complex subunit ScpB, encoding MPKPERVVEAALFSAGRPVSVEELREATGLEADVIRSALKKLIRSSKKRDSAVEVVRAGAKYCMQVRKELVPSVTKLAKTDIPRRLLKTLALIAYHQPVKQSALLAMVGPKVYDHVKELHKLGMILESPSGQTKILTTSARFPEYFGIKTTKREEIKKWMAESVGIKTDGTLVGAKAAPEILATPPAEGTGGEREAASGAGEEEKKGASEGAGEREKAKEVPGGGGEGVEKSSEVVGLGIEREERESGERVETEAKKESSAAGGAGAGGGRGGEGGQILISPVASRRERQEGEGEGKGEEE